In a single window of the Victivallis lenta genome:
- a CDS encoding FAD-dependent oxidoreductase produces MDSRVYHGRIGVSADWDVVVVGGGPGGCAAAVAAARAGAKTLLLEGTGAAGGMGTGGLVPAWCPFSDGEKIIYRGIAETVFRRAKAGLRHVDEKLLNWVSIDPEALKRTYDELLMEHGVSVLFHTFVAGVEMAGDGTIDAVIAGNKAGLTAFRAKVFVDGTGDGDIAAWAGADFSLGDDRTGALQHATLCFTLSNVDSYYYQNACRLHGNNPGSPVHRIAKDDSYPEIFDTHLCQTFTGPGTVGFNAGHLVGVDSTDPAAVSAAMIQGRRIAHAYLRALKEYEPEAFGAAHLVCTANLMGIREGRRIAGDYELTCGDYLARRSFEDEIGRNSYYLDIHGMSGEMRAVIDKAGRYKAGESHGIPFGSLLPKKLDNLLLCGRCISADRMTYGSVRVMPVCLVTGEAAGTAAAMAVQREIAPRELDRSALRGELRKNGAYFL; encoded by the coding sequence ATGGATTCCCGGGTTTATCACGGAAGGATCGGCGTTTCCGCCGATTGGGACGTCGTTGTCGTCGGCGGAGGGCCGGGCGGATGCGCCGCCGCCGTCGCCGCCGCCCGCGCGGGGGCGAAAACGCTGCTGCTGGAGGGAACCGGTGCCGCCGGCGGCATGGGCACCGGGGGGCTGGTTCCCGCCTGGTGCCCGTTTTCCGACGGCGAGAAGATCATCTACCGCGGGATCGCCGAAACCGTTTTCAGGCGTGCGAAGGCCGGACTCCGCCACGTCGACGAGAAGCTGCTCAACTGGGTCTCGATCGACCCGGAGGCGTTGAAGCGCACTTACGACGAGCTGCTGATGGAGCACGGGGTTTCCGTGCTGTTCCACACCTTCGTCGCCGGGGTGGAGATGGCCGGTGACGGAACGATCGACGCGGTGATCGCCGGGAACAAGGCCGGGCTGACCGCGTTCCGGGCGAAGGTGTTCGTCGACGGCACCGGCGACGGGGATATCGCGGCCTGGGCCGGCGCCGACTTCAGCCTCGGCGACGACCGGACCGGCGCCCTGCAGCATGCGACGCTCTGCTTTACGCTCTCCAATGTCGACTCCTATTATTACCAGAATGCCTGCCGGCTGCACGGGAACAATCCCGGCTCCCCGGTGCACCGGATCGCGAAGGATGACTCCTATCCGGAGATCTTCGACACGCATCTCTGCCAGACTTTCACCGGTCCCGGGACGGTCGGCTTCAATGCCGGGCATCTGGTCGGAGTGGACAGCACCGATCCGGCCGCCGTCTCCGCCGCGATGATTCAGGGCAGGCGGATCGCCCACGCGTATTTGCGCGCATTGAAGGAATACGAGCCTGAGGCGTTCGGCGCCGCCCACCTCGTCTGCACGGCCAACCTGATGGGCATCCGCGAGGGGCGGCGGATTGCCGGCGATTACGAACTGACCTGCGGGGACTATCTGGCCCGGCGCAGCTTCGAGGACGAAATCGGGCGCAACTCGTACTATCTGGACATCCACGGCATGAGCGGCGAAATGCGCGCCGTGATCGACAAGGCGGGCCGCTACAAGGCGGGGGAATCGCACGGAATCCCGTTCGGCTCGCTGCTGCCGAAAAAGCTGGACAATCTTCTGCTCTGCGGCCGCTGCATTTCCGCCGACCGGATGACCTACGGCAGCGTCCGGGTCATGCCGGTCTGCCTGGTTACCGGCGAAGCCGCCGGCACCGCCGCCGCGATGGCGGTGCAGCGGGAGATCGCTCCCCGCGAGCTCGACCGCTCCGCCCTCCGCGGAGAGCTGCGGAAGAACGGCGCTTACTTTCTGTGA
- a CDS encoding type II secretion system protein encodes MKKLRNEIHAAHPERTRRFTLIELLVVIAIIAILASMLLPALQQARAAAHATNCLGNQKQIGTAMLSYAGDSNDFLPLVRYNGGYRWASDIAPYLSGNKLVGGGVIYKVNKVMICPSNVTWQPKSEADYVDYRVYTNYAYSFYFGCMVPEGGWGYPAQQKEYCPKRLSRFRQASKVAMLSDLYIYNEADPNSNETKFNFSWAAFNGDPDAQKIKNESHIDVGRHSGAENYLFADGHASRDLVRSLAAKIFPLGGNYNGDSWSVMYYNF; translated from the coding sequence ATGAAAAAGCTGAGGAATGAAATTCATGCGGCGCATCCGGAAAGGACGCGCCGGTTCACGCTGATCGAACTTCTGGTCGTCATCGCGATCATCGCGATTCTCGCTTCGATGCTGCTGCCGGCGCTGCAGCAGGCCCGGGCCGCCGCTCATGCGACGAATTGTCTCGGCAACCAGAAGCAGATCGGCACGGCCATGCTCTCCTACGCCGGGGACAGCAATGACTTTCTGCCGCTGGTCAGGTATAACGGAGGGTATCGCTGGGCGAGCGACATCGCGCCCTATCTCTCCGGCAACAAACTGGTCGGCGGCGGCGTCATCTACAAGGTCAACAAGGTCATGATCTGCCCCTCGAACGTCACCTGGCAGCCGAAGAGCGAGGCCGATTACGTGGACTACCGGGTTTACACCAACTACGCTTACAGCTTCTATTTCGGCTGCATGGTGCCGGAGGGCGGCTGGGGGTATCCGGCCCAGCAGAAGGAGTACTGTCCGAAGCGGCTGTCGCGGTTCCGGCAGGCCAGCAAGGTTGCGATGCTGAGCGATCTGTATATCTACAACGAGGCCGACCCGAACAGCAACGAAACCAAGTTCAACTTCTCCTGGGCCGCTTTCAACGGCGACCCGGATGCGCAGAAGATCAAGAACGAAAGCCACATCGACGTCGGCCGCCACAGCGGTGCGGAAAATTACCTGTTCGCCGACGGCCACGCCTCGCGGGACCTCGTCCGGAGCCTCGCCGCGAAAATTTTCCCGCTCGGGGGAAATTACAACGGCGACAGCTGGTCGGTCATGTATTATAACTTCTGA
- a CDS encoding family 78 glycoside hydrolase catalytic domain, whose translation MRLFTSPGVSGNGNEYVTFRCGLPRGCTGIRIYADELYELRSGGKILGTGPVRSAEPLLYYDRYGLSGCRELEVLVHARKGAPAVWAEVECADGGRFEPEWFCRVETRYLPSPDTVGCVGFCEYVRLDAPPGAFVPAIPGRVPAQDEFLPRPLPPFTEGRREPARAWTEGELHWFDFGEMVSGRVELAGRRTAGETVVEYVESPDSGWAHTEGRREMYADRLSGGGGAFFWRSFNRRAFRYLVLHGALEGVDSAEVRTCGYPVRETGSFTCSDPALNRLWEVSGRTLAVCMDDLYNDCPHRDQAQWMDAFVSARCAFARFGTLDLTRKCLLQHGLCSYRDGRICSPSIVSWAFFVDYALVYILFVKWYWQVSGDLETVRVLWPGIEGQLEWFAGRRAADGLLEHLDREGFVYLDNTFELCRSGKSAGLNALYYGALCAAAELAGALGEPDGERREEAARVKRSFRSVFAHPEFPGCLRDTDSRPEQSFFMVNFSCVPGGSWTGSAARLRVRVSSGTAGGVRLDFAAYAGCAIRLNGRELHRDDREPDWAKGGPMYRPDSVELPLKAGENLLEFIVRANSVNWELFFDCAADVAASGLVCPVEWESAGPTGAEHEVPLPRWNPPRLSESTHGYAGFCGLLDSAAALTSCIPQHFYRHYAGIRVPAFSEITADPEKLAEWIMPCNTPWSAFFFLSALFELGESRAALDWIRMAWGIMLRGNMVNTWEEWTDRASLCHCWGGAPAIFFQQEILGVRQEGLGEKVIRFRPDLGGLEYARGRVVVGESGEFAEVELRRGKNGTTAGLRIPAGFRLREDLSRLPAPVDFTVIGI comes from the coding sequence ATGCGGCTTTTCACTTCGCCCGGAGTTTCCGGGAACGGCAATGAATATGTGACATTCCGTTGCGGGCTGCCACGGGGCTGCACCGGAATCAGGATTTACGCCGATGAGCTTTATGAGCTGAGGTCCGGCGGAAAAATCCTGGGGACCGGGCCGGTCCGCAGCGCGGAGCCGCTGCTTTATTATGACCGTTACGGGCTTTCCGGCTGCCGCGAGCTTGAGGTGCTGGTCCATGCCCGGAAAGGGGCGCCGGCCGTCTGGGCCGAGGTCGAATGCGCCGATGGCGGCCGTTTTGAGCCGGAGTGGTTTTGCCGGGTCGAGACGCGCTACCTGCCGTCGCCGGATACGGTCGGCTGCGTGGGATTCTGCGAATATGTGCGGCTCGACGCGCCGCCCGGCGCATTCGTTCCGGCGATTCCGGGCCGGGTCCCTGCCCAGGACGAATTTCTGCCGAGGCCGCTCCCGCCGTTCACGGAAGGGCGGCGCGAACCGGCGCGCGCCTGGACCGAAGGGGAGCTGCACTGGTTCGATTTCGGCGAGATGGTGTCCGGGCGGGTCGAGCTCGCCGGGCGGCGCACGGCCGGGGAGACCGTCGTCGAATATGTGGAGTCCCCCGACTCGGGCTGGGCGCATACCGAAGGGCGGCGGGAGATGTATGCCGACCGTCTTTCGGGCGGCGGCGGAGCGTTCTTCTGGCGCTCGTTCAACCGGCGCGCGTTCCGGTATCTGGTGCTGCACGGCGCGTTGGAAGGAGTGGATTCCGCGGAGGTCCGGACCTGCGGTTATCCCGTGCGCGAAACCGGTTCCTTCACGTGTTCCGACCCGGCGCTGAACCGGCTGTGGGAGGTTTCGGGCCGGACGCTGGCGGTCTGCATGGACGACCTTTACAACGACTGCCCGCACCGCGACCAGGCGCAATGGATGGATGCGTTCGTCAGCGCCCGCTGCGCATTCGCACGCTTCGGCACACTGGACCTGACCCGCAAATGTCTGCTGCAGCATGGTCTTTGTTCATACCGCGACGGCCGGATCTGTTCGCCGAGCATTGTGAGCTGGGCGTTTTTTGTGGATTACGCGCTGGTCTATATCCTGTTCGTGAAATGGTATTGGCAGGTTTCCGGCGATCTGGAGACGGTGCGGGTTCTGTGGCCGGGAATTGAGGGGCAGCTCGAATGGTTTGCCGGACGCCGGGCTGCCGACGGTCTGCTGGAGCACCTGGACCGGGAGGGATTCGTCTATCTGGACAACACCTTCGAGCTCTGCCGTTCCGGCAAGTCGGCGGGGCTGAATGCGCTCTACTACGGCGCCCTGTGCGCGGCGGCTGAGCTCGCCGGGGCGCTGGGGGAGCCGGACGGAGAGCGGCGGGAGGAGGCGGCGCGGGTGAAGCGTTCCTTCCGTTCCGTATTCGCGCATCCGGAGTTTCCGGGATGTCTGCGCGATACGGATTCCCGTCCGGAACAGTCATTTTTCATGGTGAACTTCTCATGCGTTCCGGGCGGAAGCTGGACCGGGTCCGCCGCCCGGCTCCGGGTTCGCGTCTCCTCCGGCACGGCGGGAGGCGTCCGGCTCGATTTCGCCGCGTATGCGGGCTGCGCGATCCGGCTGAACGGCCGGGAGCTGCATCGTGACGACAGGGAACCGGACTGGGCGAAGGGCGGCCCGATGTATCGTCCCGACTCCGTGGAGCTGCCGCTGAAGGCGGGGGAGAACCTGCTTGAATTCATCGTCCGCGCCAATTCGGTCAACTGGGAGCTCTTCTTCGACTGCGCCGCCGATGTCGCCGCCTCCGGACTCGTCTGCCCGGTCGAATGGGAGAGTGCCGGGCCGACCGGTGCGGAGCACGAGGTGCCGCTGCCGCGGTGGAATCCGCCCCGGCTTTCGGAGAGCACGCACGGATACGCCGGGTTCTGCGGGCTGCTCGATTCGGCTGCCGCATTGACGAGCTGCATCCCGCAGCATTTCTACCGCCATTACGCGGGCATCCGGGTCCCGGCCTTCAGCGAGATCACGGCCGATCCGGAGAAGCTGGCGGAGTGGATCATGCCGTGCAATACGCCCTGGAGCGCCTTTTTCTTTCTCTCCGCGCTGTTCGAGCTGGGCGAGTCGCGCGCGGCGCTGGACTGGATCCGCATGGCGTGGGGGATCATGCTGCGCGGAAATATGGTGAACACCTGGGAGGAGTGGACCGACCGGGCCAGTCTCTGCCACTGCTGGGGCGGCGCCCCGGCCATTTTCTTTCAGCAGGAGATTCTGGGCGTTCGGCAGGAGGGGCTCGGGGAGAAGGTGATCCGCTTCCGCCCCGATCTCGGCGGCCTGGAGTATGCCCGCGGCCGGGTCGTGGTCGGCGAATCGGGGGAATTCGCCGAGGTGGAGCTGCGGCGCGGAAAGAACGGCACGACGGCCGGGCTGCGGATTCCGGCCGGTTTCCGGCTCCGGGAGGACCTGTCCCGGCTGCCGGCTCCGGTTGATTTTACGGTGATTGGCATCTGA
- a CDS encoding sugar-binding protein → MKQIFLLPVFFALFLASLAAFCADIVLFESGLLRQPDAFEPYECVFTPASDAAPAAVSLPRDKWSALIFKTPVDPDFSGDAVFRAEVGLKSDPAATKNAAFNMQFYDAGGKAIPVPLKERERFLPVKSGRQTCEIRCAVPKGTSTIRIDLTAGKGGVFELFDYSLVLAGNVAALAEGIELFNRDSLKGGTVWKPHDARYTPMTAEKPAAVVFPVGTWSALIGRVSIDPDFSGSVEFDAAVNFTGDLKNAKGAALCLIFSDEDGNQLQTPLAERERHFQLRHGVQHFKIRCALPKGTRNIRIDFSSMGGSTLEISDVSLKLIGMNLTEAAVNGVKLPGIVPPPRAAAGAEKGRAEIEVFESVPYDFDAPFWQGRPAYEIPNTSLNKSALIPGDNKAEFRLASDGRYIYVRFRALDDVLNFSTDSIHTNDCFEFFLQPTGLFQNPRVGIRHEQFTVSRDSRGKTLSNTTARTRLVEGGWEAMMKIELQNEVRKLYPFNGLELQFNALYQDTDTVSQEHYLSFSPKDQENRSWNDSSVYVPLVFVSRQALPYRPFNLGDTAEYTVDANFPGRINLIDFPADPYHVGFWGTHMPEAVMTVSDGAYHFTYPDHLSESCRLLLPAFTVLAGETLLLEFDAKTDKEPFWGLGADFLANSNWVTFGFRCEGDATVTNDWKHFVYKGKAGENFRNNMRSGRILFAIGARVGRTVSLRNFKITRMLPVDFDMLIRIDHRYSHLIAGEKNEITAVLDSPDAKKAKLVCEVVDYFSGKSLLKKDLELSVPAGRSEVKFDVSELPNGFFNCIVRARTPEGKFLADRELYINKYEKAPVMNRFSGMWYGHFIGHTPPLQPELEAKELIGMGVGTVYFGELDFVSPSGTPLWRSCLEMIRPMKEAGFLVGSLLQRGDQSKIRSKFMQPIELTDYFRDTVRASEGLIDFWNFSNEPNLDGGWLPRADAREWIQFNRPFYNAVKEVDPKATVLLGNLNSIPVGYLRECHEQNGNAFADGVIGVHLYGVEVNGNGFENLLKARGEYEKLYPGWKVWDTESGSVFHTFRSLDELITKKAPILLCAGVEMAIFYDIGAAMIPHADATSVSAVEPFKNRFYPGLTPVGRVTLADGSVHAYLFRDGEGKGAAVLWNRLPSEVEFTLPGSAGAEHFDQYGNRRPAPDGDYVLKLTDRFVNYFRNVDLSALTGDASFIPAFRPSAVSPRREPGDVSEAVYVVPGNVTRNFDQYLVEGEPVELELYYSNEGGEPVTVTPSGSGAENLAVSFEPARLELAPGQAARCVATLKSGPGFEAAHYALGGTFGGGRKIVPTVFYLNPAPPVSVEGTGRAVIVRNNSGKPADVELIPKMMSSFFTPEVIRRKGIKPGETVIVPIALTRRDNNFTNRDVNGVELYDIRTVWNGGEFTANGRMTAFQPQPLAGEVDFSRLAKSFSADEFKVDYQLFEAPEAFRFVARIYDDTPVQTGELGTIRTGGDVFSVGISDKDGYREYGFSAVGGRSHSYRWNGRYGIETAVSADECVRVLRRTAEHIDLDVVIPRGNMVPGDGMSLRIVNRDGQGKERVVELGGGMIPFDANRMGVLIK, encoded by the coding sequence ATGAAACAAATTTTTTTGCTCCCGGTATTTTTCGCCCTGTTCCTGGCTTCACTCGCGGCATTCTGCGCCGATATCGTCCTGTTTGAAAGCGGGCTGCTCAGGCAGCCGGATGCATTCGAACCGTATGAATGCGTTTTCACGCCGGCTTCGGACGCGGCGCCGGCGGCGGTTTCGCTGCCGCGCGACAAATGGAGCGCGCTCATCTTCAAAACGCCGGTCGACCCGGATTTCTCCGGCGATGCCGTATTCCGGGCGGAAGTCGGCCTGAAGAGCGATCCGGCCGCCACGAAAAACGCCGCTTTCAACATGCAGTTCTACGACGCGGGCGGCAAGGCGATCCCGGTTCCGCTGAAGGAGCGGGAGCGGTTTCTGCCGGTGAAGTCCGGCAGGCAGACGTGTGAAATCCGCTGCGCGGTGCCGAAGGGGACTTCGACGATCCGGATTGACCTGACAGCCGGAAAGGGCGGCGTGTTCGAACTGTTCGACTACTCCCTCGTGCTGGCCGGCAATGTCGCCGCTCTGGCGGAGGGAATCGAGCTTTTCAACCGGGACTCCCTGAAGGGGGGGACGGTCTGGAAGCCGCACGACGCCCGCTATACGCCGATGACGGCGGAGAAACCGGCCGCGGTCGTCTTTCCGGTCGGCACCTGGTCGGCCCTGATCGGCCGGGTGAGCATCGACCCGGATTTCTCCGGCAGCGTCGAATTCGATGCTGCGGTCAATTTCACCGGCGACCTGAAGAATGCGAAGGGAGCCGCGCTCTGCCTGATTTTCAGCGACGAGGACGGCAACCAGCTGCAAACTCCGCTGGCGGAGCGCGAGCGCCATTTCCAGCTGCGGCACGGCGTCCAGCACTTCAAGATCCGCTGCGCGCTGCCGAAGGGGACCCGGAACATCCGCATCGATTTTTCGAGCATGGGCGGTTCGACGCTTGAAATCTCCGACGTTTCGCTGAAATTGATCGGAATGAACCTGACCGAAGCGGCGGTCAACGGCGTCAAGCTGCCGGGAATCGTTCCGCCGCCGCGCGCCGCGGCGGGAGCGGAGAAGGGCCGCGCCGAGATCGAGGTATTCGAATCGGTTCCGTACGATTTCGACGCGCCGTTCTGGCAGGGGCGCCCCGCGTATGAGATCCCGAATACGTCGCTGAACAAGAGCGCGCTGATTCCGGGAGACAACAAGGCGGAGTTCCGGCTCGCTTCGGACGGCAGGTATATTTATGTCCGTTTCCGGGCCCTCGACGATGTGCTGAATTTCAGCACCGATTCGATCCACACCAACGACTGTTTTGAATTCTTCCTGCAGCCGACCGGCCTTTTTCAGAATCCGCGCGTCGGGATTCGCCACGAGCAGTTCACCGTCAGCCGCGATTCCCGCGGCAAGACCCTCAGCAACACCACGGCCCGGACCCGGCTGGTCGAAGGCGGCTGGGAGGCAATGATGAAGATCGAGCTGCAGAACGAGGTCCGGAAGCTCTATCCGTTCAACGGCCTCGAACTGCAGTTCAACGCCCTGTATCAGGACACCGACACCGTTTCGCAGGAACACTATTTAAGCTTCTCTCCGAAAGATCAGGAGAACCGTTCGTGGAACGATTCGAGCGTCTACGTCCCGCTGGTTTTCGTCTCGCGGCAGGCGCTGCCTTACCGGCCGTTCAACCTCGGCGACACGGCCGAATACACGGTCGACGCCAATTTTCCGGGGCGGATCAACCTGATCGACTTCCCGGCCGACCCGTATCACGTCGGTTTCTGGGGCACCCATATGCCGGAAGCGGTCATGACCGTCAGCGACGGAGCTTATCATTTCACCTACCCGGACCATCTTTCGGAGAGCTGCCGGCTGCTGCTGCCGGCCTTCACCGTGCTGGCCGGCGAGACGCTGCTCCTCGAGTTCGACGCGAAGACCGACAAGGAGCCGTTCTGGGGGCTCGGCGCCGACTTCCTCGCCAATTCGAACTGGGTGACCTTCGGCTTCCGCTGCGAAGGGGACGCGACGGTGACGAACGACTGGAAGCACTTTGTCTACAAGGGGAAAGCCGGCGAGAACTTCCGCAACAATATGCGCAGCGGCCGGATTCTGTTCGCGATCGGAGCGCGGGTGGGACGGACCGTGTCGCTCCGGAATTTCAAGATCACCCGGATGCTGCCGGTCGATTTCGATATGCTGATCCGCATCGATCACCGCTATTCGCACCTGATCGCCGGAGAGAAGAACGAGATCACGGCCGTGCTCGATTCACCCGACGCGAAGAAGGCGAAGCTCGTCTGCGAGGTTGTGGACTACTTCTCCGGCAAATCGCTGTTGAAGAAGGATCTGGAACTCTCCGTCCCCGCCGGACGGAGCGAGGTGAAGTTCGATGTTTCCGAGCTGCCGAACGGGTTTTTCAACTGCATCGTCAGGGCCCGCACGCCGGAGGGAAAATTTCTCGCCGACCGCGAGCTCTACATCAACAAATATGAGAAAGCTCCGGTCATGAACCGTTTCAGCGGCATGTGGTACGGGCACTTCATCGGGCACACGCCGCCGCTGCAGCCGGAGCTGGAGGCGAAGGAGCTGATCGGCATGGGCGTCGGAACGGTCTACTTCGGCGAACTTGATTTCGTCAGCCCGAGCGGCACGCCGCTCTGGCGCAGCTGCCTTGAGATGATCCGCCCGATGAAGGAGGCCGGGTTTCTGGTCGGCTCGCTGCTGCAGCGCGGAGACCAGTCCAAAATCCGCAGCAAGTTCATGCAGCCGATCGAGCTGACGGATTATTTCCGCGACACGGTCCGGGCGTCGGAGGGACTGATCGACTTCTGGAACTTTTCGAATGAGCCGAATCTCGACGGCGGCTGGCTGCCGCGCGCCGACGCCCGCGAATGGATTCAGTTCAACCGTCCGTTCTACAACGCAGTGAAGGAGGTCGACCCGAAAGCGACGGTTCTGCTCGGCAATCTGAACTCGATCCCGGTCGGGTATCTGCGCGAATGTCATGAACAGAACGGCAATGCGTTCGCCGACGGCGTGATCGGCGTGCACCTGTACGGCGTCGAGGTCAACGGCAACGGTTTCGAAAATCTGCTGAAGGCGCGCGGCGAATACGAAAAGCTCTATCCGGGCTGGAAGGTCTGGGATACGGAGTCGGGCAGCGTCTTTCACACCTTCCGCTCGCTGGATGAACTCATCACCAAAAAAGCGCCGATCCTGCTTTGCGCCGGAGTCGAGATGGCGATCTTCTACGACATCGGCGCGGCGATGATTCCACATGCCGATGCGACTTCGGTCAGCGCGGTCGAGCCGTTCAAAAACCGCTTTTATCCGGGGCTGACTCCGGTCGGCCGGGTCACGCTCGCCGACGGCAGCGTGCATGCATACCTGTTCCGGGACGGGGAGGGAAAGGGCGCCGCCGTGCTCTGGAACAGGCTCCCCTCCGAGGTCGAATTCACGCTGCCCGGCAGCGCCGGAGCCGAGCATTTCGACCAGTACGGCAACCGCCGGCCGGCCCCGGACGGCGACTATGTCCTGAAGCTGACCGATCGCTTTGTGAATTATTTCCGCAATGTGGATCTTTCCGCCCTGACCGGGGATGCGAGCTTCATCCCCGCTTTCCGTCCGTCCGCAGTTTCCCCGCGCCGCGAGCCCGGCGACGTCAGCGAGGCCGTCTATGTCGTGCCGGGCAACGTGACGCGCAATTTCGATCAGTACCTGGTCGAAGGTGAACCGGTCGAGCTGGAACTCTACTATTCGAATGAGGGCGGCGAACCCGTGACGGTCACGCCGTCCGGCAGCGGTGCGGAGAATCTCGCGGTTTCCTTTGAGCCGGCGCGGCTGGAGCTGGCCCCCGGCCAGGCTGCGCGCTGCGTTGCGACGCTGAAGTCCGGTCCCGGCTTCGAGGCGGCTCATTACGCCCTCGGCGGAACGTTCGGCGGCGGGCGGAAGATCGTCCCCACTGTCTTTTATCTGAATCCCGCTCCTCCCGTCAGCGTGGAGGGGACCGGCCGTGCGGTCATCGTTCGCAACAACTCCGGGAAGCCGGCGGACGTCGAGCTGATTCCGAAGATGATGAGCTCGTTCTTCACGCCCGAGGTGATCCGGCGCAAGGGGATCAAGCCCGGAGAAACGGTCATTGTCCCGATTGCGCTCACCCGCCGGGACAACAACTTCACGAATCGCGACGTGAACGGCGTCGAGCTCTACGACATCCGGACCGTGTGGAACGGCGGAGAATTCACCGCCAACGGCAGGATGACGGCCTTCCAGCCGCAGCCGCTTGCCGGAGAAGTGGATTTCTCCCGGCTGGCGAAAAGCTTTTCCGCCGATGAGTTCAAAGTCGATTACCAGCTTTTCGAGGCGCCGGAGGCGTTCCGTTTCGTCGCCCGGATTTACGACGACACGCCGGTGCAGACCGGGGAGCTCGGCACCATCCGGACCGGCGGCGACGTGTTCAGCGTCGGCATTTCGGATAAGGACGGCTACCGCGAATACGGCTTCTCGGCCGTCGGCGGCAGGAGCCACAGCTACCGCTGGAACGGCCGGTACGGGATCGAAACGGCCGTGAGCGCCGACGAGTGCGTCCGGGTGCTGCGCCGCACAGCGGAGCACATCGACCTCGATGTCGTCATTCCGCGCGGAAATATGGTCCCCGGGGACGGCATGTCGCTCCGCATCGTGAACCGCGACGGACAGGGAAAGGAGCGCGTCGTCGAGCTCGGCGGCGGCATGATTCCGTTCGACGCGAACCGGATGGGGGTCCTGATCAAATAG
- a CDS encoding LacI family DNA-binding transcriptional regulator produces MLLEHTTIKEIAERANVSTATVSRILNGKHCHRSSTVETVRRAIEELRAEGPVLTGFETAAAESVGIMMFSYRDFLNTNYTATLVTAMVEALTAEDLSVQLLTLSSKRLSIGYIESMIRAHRLRGLLIPEFDILYAISEKLVKLPIPVIGIGNLAEPGLPNCVCADNTGAGRDAANYLWSMGHRRFGLLSMAYSDICQRQRITGFRDTIQELGGNPGQVWSRQYRSQDDSVSGAVSELANMKNPPTAILSTNSQITLKLQSGLVQAGFRIPDDISLLSFEENGELEFQPVPISVLRQPTRSLGEVAVRMLINCIRDIPVNRQEVLNCSLIARESVRNLAGAAELG; encoded by the coding sequence ATGCTGCTGGAACACACCACCATCAAAGAGATCGCCGAGCGCGCGAACGTCAGCACTGCGACGGTATCGCGGATTCTGAACGGCAAACACTGTCACCGCTCTTCCACGGTCGAAACCGTCCGCCGAGCCATCGAAGAGCTCCGCGCGGAGGGGCCGGTGCTGACCGGATTCGAAACGGCGGCGGCGGAGAGCGTCGGCATCATGATGTTCTCCTACCGCGATTTCCTGAACACGAACTACACCGCCACGCTGGTCACGGCGATGGTCGAGGCGCTGACCGCGGAAGACCTTTCGGTGCAGCTTCTCACCCTGAGCTCCAAGCGTCTCAGCATCGGCTACATCGAAAGCATGATCCGGGCGCACCGGCTGCGGGGGCTCCTGATTCCGGAGTTCGACATCCTGTATGCGATTTCGGAGAAGCTCGTCAAGCTGCCGATTCCCGTCATCGGCATCGGCAACCTCGCCGAGCCGGGGCTGCCCAACTGCGTCTGCGCGGACAACACCGGAGCCGGACGCGACGCCGCCAACTATCTCTGGAGCATGGGGCACCGCCGGTTCGGGCTGCTTTCGATGGCGTACAGCGACATCTGCCAGCGGCAGCGGATCACCGGCTTCCGGGACACCATTCAGGAGCTGGGCGGCAACCCGGGCCAGGTCTGGAGCCGCCAGTACCGTTCTCAGGACGACTCCGTCTCCGGCGCGGTCTCCGAACTGGCCAACATGAAAAATCCGCCCACGGCGATCCTCTCGACCAACAGCCAGATCACGCTGAAGCTGCAATCCGGGCTTGTGCAGGCCGGCTTCCGGATTCCGGACGATATCTCGCTGCTCTCCTTCGAGGAGAATGGCGAACTCGAATTCCAGCCGGTTCCGATCAGTGTGCTGCGGCAGCCGACCCGCAGTCTCGGCGAAGTCGCCGTGCGCATGCTGATCAACTGCATCCGGGATATTCCCGTGAACCGCCAGGAGGTGCTGAACTGCTCCCTCATCGCCCGCGAAAGCGTGCGGAACCTGGCCGGCGCCGCCGAGCTCGGCTGA